Within the Candidatus Omnitrophota bacterium genome, the region GCATGAGGGCTTGGGTAGCGTCCTTCACGTAAAGAAAATCCCGGGTGGGCTTGGTGTCGCGCAGGACGATCTCGGGTCCGCGCAGGAGCTGGCGGATAATGCTCGGGACCAGCGTATTTTCGTTTTGCCAAGGGCCGTACACACTAAAGGGCCGTGCGATAGCCACCGGGAATCGGTGGCGAAAACTGTAGGCCCATGTGATCGCTTCGCCTGCCAGTTTGCTGGCGCCGTAGGCGTCCAGGGGGGTGGTGGGATGCGATTCATCAATGGGGAGGGTTCGGGGTACACCATAGACAGCAAACGAGCTGACGTAAACAAAGTGTCCCGGCGGATTTCCCATGAGTCCTTCGAGGAGGCGCAGGGTGCCGCCTGCATTGGCGTCCAGTGTTCTCTGGGGTTCTTCATCTGCGCGCAGTAAATCGGTTTGGGCGGCCAGATGAAAGACGATGTCGTAGTGTCCCTGGCAGTTGCGGGGGAGCGGATCGGTGACGTTCCAAGCGCGGTAAATAATCCCGGAGTTTTT harbors:
- a CDS encoding NAD(P)-dependent oxidoreductase encodes the protein MNTNPHFWKERKVLVTGANGFIAHHLLSSVAQRGAHITALVPESQPPRRKNSGIIYRAWNVTDPLPRNCQGHYDIVFHLAAQTDLLRADEEPQRTLDANAGGTLRLLEGLMGNPPGHFVYVSSFAVYGVPRTLPIDESHPTTPLDAYGASKLAGEAITWAYSFRHRFPVAIARPFSVYGPWQNENTLVPSIIRQLLRGPEIVLRDTKPTRDFLYVKDATQALMRMAELNRSEVYNLGTGVSVSIRALVRHISTLLGVKHVQVRSVGRRHTDILKSMADIGKASDLLDWGPQTPLLDGLHDTINFYRHSSEERRVLI